Within Anopheles nili chromosome 3, idAnoNiliSN_F5_01, whole genome shotgun sequence, the genomic segment CAAGCTTCTATACTAAACATTACGAATGCGAGCCAAACTGGCGTTTAAAGGTTTGTTTACTATCCATTTGAAATTATAACTGAAATACGCTGAAAAACTGAATTTATTAACATCAATATGTATTTAATGGGTATCCCTTGGATTTATACAATCTATTTTAGAGGGCTTAGCTACATTTTACACTCATCATGCCTGTTCAAAAACAGAATCTTTACTGTTTACAAACTATTGCCGTTTGGGGTACATACGCCAGCTGACGCGTCATTATGACACCGAGCATGTACGTCCTTTTTCGTGGAGGGAATCGTTCGTGAAAAAACTAGTTATTTTGATTAGGAAATGtatgttttccttctccacaATAGATGAAACTCTCAATGCGTGATAATATCTGCAACGCGTGTTATTTCTTCTCGTGTAACTTACTCTTTCTCTATCTAAATAAATAGAAGAAATTATAGCAAAGCATTAAAAAGAAGATAAGGGCTGAAATCGATACCAGTTCAAGCGGAAAACCCTAACGATGAGTACAAATGAAGGTCTTTTGTCTAATCCATCGCAATGGAAACGACCCGAGGAAATCCTGAAAATGCAACGTCTCAAGAGAAAACAGAGAGCGTTGCAGGATCgcataaataatcaaacaaaaagtgCCAGTGGGTCTACGTCGAACCAAGCAAGTGATGATCCAATCGCGAACCGTTTTGAAGCCGGAACGAAGAGAAAGAACCCTTTCTCAAGGTATTGTAAACCACCACATGCTTTTGCCAATAGCCACCATTATTATATGTATAcctgtttcgtgttttgtaTTCGTAGCAACGTGGAAAGCTCTGCTAAACGGCAAAAAGAGGCTCAATCAAGTGATCTTAGTAACGGCGatcaatcaatatttgatCTGTTGAACAAAACGCAAGCACCAACTGTGCCCCAGCTTGAGGCACCGGTGGTAAAACCAGTGCTTGAGCAACGATTTTTGCAATATTATTGTCCAGTTGAAGCGGCGCTGTCCGAGAAGGAAGTGGAGGAGCCTCCAACAACCAGCAAAGTTGTCCCGATTCATTGGAGCATTAAGAACAAGTTGCGAATCATCTGCCGGACACCTTTACCTGGcacaaatttgaaaacaaaccaaGAAGCCAGCGGTCTCACTTCGTTCGTACGTTGCATCGATACAAAAGAATCCTCTACAGGACTGGACATATCGCCAGGTGCTCGATTCTATCAAGCCACACTTTACTGGCAGCACCCGTACCTGCCGTGGTACACATTGTTCCCTAGAAACTCGAGAAACAACAACTCACAGGCGCCGCTGCATGAATCTGTTCGAGAAGTTTTAGCGAAGGAATGGAATACGAGCTTTCGAAACTTGTTCCAGCTGGTCCGGGCGCGCCAATGTCCGTACTTTTATCTTTGTGCCAATTCGTTTACAGTGCTTTTCCGTGCCGCTGGCATAGGCGGTAGAGTCGACACTCACGCGCTCCTTACGCCAACTACGCGAGGAATGCGAGCTGCCTTAAAGCAAGAGGAGATTGAATTCACAATGCCACTAAAGAAAGTATCGACAATAACTCAAGAGTCGTTGAATCGTTCGGCGGAGTCGGGCATTGGAAACAGCAGCTTTTCCAATTCATCCGAGGAGCAATCGCAAGCGACTTCCACTGAAGAGACGGCTGACCGTTCATTAGGCGcggaggatgatgatgacgacgatgacgatatGAGTAGCGAACAGTGGCTCGAAAGTCTTGGAGTGGATGCGGCCGAAATCCGCAAAATTAGCGAAAATCAGaggaaaaagcaacaccagCGCGAATGTGGATCTGATTATAGCGACCAGTCGCTGGTGCTCATCGAAGGCCCCGAGTGTCAagcattttttaatttcctcctCAATGCAAAAAGCACCATTGCAAAGGTAGGACGGTTGGCGTGGATTCCGCCGACTCTTTTAGCGCCGGTGTCCTTTGTAGGGGCCGCCCTTCGGACATTGCAAACGCGGTCTAGCAAAATACGTATGGATGGAGAAGATTACTACAGCACTGAACTGCAGGGCGTCATCCTACCGCACATTCTGCCCTACTTAACCGATCTTCTGTGCGAAAGTACGGACAACTATAGTGTCACACTTGCGACCGTGCCCAGTACGGCAGCGCTATGCGAAGCTTCGCAAAAACTCGTCAACGATGCGGACAAGGAGAATGATGCTAACGCCCTGGCAGCTCCCGTGTTTGGCAAAGAGAACCTTTCCGACTGTGGCGTTAATATGCGCATCGTGGAGCACATGTGCCGCGTTACTAAGGACTCAGTTTTTGATGCGGAACGTCTGTTGTACAGCAAAGAGGCGGGTGGATTTTCCTGGAGCTAGACGCTTCAGCTAGGCTTTTTTCTGATTAAACGAATATTTACTTTAGTAAAAGACGGTTGTGTATTCACTCTTTCCAAGGTTACATGCTATCTTAGTGGTCGATTATAATTAGTTCATCTATGCTCCAATCCTCGTAAGATGAGTCCGGCAGGTACCGACGAATGATGATGGGAATCTTGCGTTGTTTCAACTCTTTCATTGCAATCTGCAGTGGATCAGTTTCTCCCTCAAGTTCAACCATGATGGGGGCGCACATGGCGATCTGCAGGGCACGTGTTCCGAGCACACGTGCTCGTTCGTATTTTGTCATATATTTTGTGGTGATGCGCTTGTTTTTCGGCACTCCGCCACCAGCTTGACCGGGATTGATGATTTCTATGTTGTCTCCATCTTCCTCCTGGTTCAGCTCGTCAATGTTGTCATCTTCCTCGACATCATCGAAGTCATCCCCGCCGACACTAAAGGGCAAGCAGATTCTCATAAGGCAAATGCTCGTATTAGAATGTAATTCAATTCACTTACTCGTCGTGATCGTAATCACCCTCATCCATTGTAGAATTTCAACAAAACTTTATTAAAACTTTCGTGAAAATGCGCACCGCACCAATCGCACGCTCTAGCCAAACACTTTTTGACGTTGTTGTCATTAAAGAGCATTCACCTAGCTGTCACGTTGGCCAAATGTCAACAAACACATGTCAAAGAGGCATGCGGCATGGTCGGTTCAATTGCGTTGGAGtcgttttattgaaatatttgtttagTTAAGCGTATATTATCATAAAATCCAATAATGGCAGACAAAAGTGACCCTAGTGAAGCGAAGAAGGGCCATAAAAAACGGCATTCTGGTATGTATGATCTCTTGCAGGCATTTTGAAAATCAGCTCAATCTTGATCTTGGTGTTTCGTACAGGTGTTAAGGCGGACAAGAAGAatgccaaaaacaaaccaactgATCGTACGAAAAATCCCAAGGCTTTCGCAATCACTAAGGCTCGCTCGGCTGAGAAGCGTTTCAGGCGAAAGGAAGACATCATCACCAAGAAACAACATATTCCCATTGTCGACAAAACCCCGGAAGAACCCCCGCCAGTCTTGATTGCGGTGGTCGGACCACCGAAGGTCGGCAAAACAACGTTGATTATGAATTTAATCAAAAATTTCACCAAAACAAACGTTACAAAAATTAACGGGCCAATTACGGTGGTTACGTCGAAGAAGCGGCGAATTACCCTGGTCGAATGTAACAATGACATCAACAGCATGATCGACATTGCCAAGTGTGCCgatctggtgctgctgttggttgaTGCTAGCTTTGGGTTCGAAATGGAAATATTTGAATTCCTCAACATCTGCCAGGTGCATGGTATGCCAAAGATCATGGGCATTCTAAACCATCTGGACATGATCAAGAGCGCGAAGGCACTCAAAATGCAGAAGAAAGTACTGAAGCACCGTTTCTGGACCGAGGTGTATGATGGAGCGAAGTTGTTCTACCTTTCGGGTTTGATACACGGCGAATacctgaaaaatgaaataagaaaTTTGGGCCGGTTCATATCGGTTATGAAATTCCGTCCGCTCACGTGGCGCGGCGCTCACAGCTACATCATAGCCGACCGCATGGAAGATATAACAAATGTGGAGAAAATTCGTCTAAACGCTAAGTGCGATCGCGATGTCGTCCTGTACGGATACGTTCGGGGTGTTCcattgaaaaaggaaaatatgatACACATCGCAGGGTTGGGGGATTTGTCAATCGACGAACTAAGCACCTTGCCCGACCCTTGTCCGCTGCCGTCGAGAGAAAAGAAGCGGAACTTAATGGAGAAAGAACGGCTTCTTTACGCTCCAATGTCTGGTGTTGGCGGTATCGTGTACGATAAGGATGCCGTATACATCGAACTGCAAGGGTCGCATAGCCACAAAAAAGGCGCTAAAAATACCGAACAGCAACAAATTGTGGATTCATTAACGGAGAAGAAAGAGACGTTCGATGTCACTATCGATAACCAAGAGTTCCGTCTATTTAGTGATGGAGCCGTGATAAAGTCATCAGATTTCGTGGATAATGCACGAAAGATGGATGATGCTTCCGACAACGAGagtgatgatgacgatgaagatCATGATGAAGccgatgaagatgatgatgattcggGCTTGGAAGATTCCGAGGACGAAGCTGAAGAAACGGGAAAAGGTGCCCGTTTGGGATGGATACCGGAAGAAGGCGATGAGGATGACGAGGATGAAGATGGTGATGAAGAAGAGGACAatgacgaagaagaagatgatgatgatgaagacaTGAACGATATCAACACTCTAGGAAAGCAACGTTCGAGCGGATATCTCTCGTCGGATGACGAACAAACCACGGCCAGTGGAAACACTATGGCGTGGAAGGAAGGCCTTGCGGCAAGAGCCCGAACGGATTATCTGAATCGTTTggcttcaaacaaaaatctgATGAAGATTGTGTATGGAGTATTTAGCAAATTTCACAAACGCCAGCAAGAAAAAGCCACTGCAGAAGAGGATGCTGAAGATGAGGAAGATGAATTGCTGGGAGGAATATTTAAAAGCGTTTCGCAGAGACAAACAGACTTGCAAAAGAAGAAGTCAGTTCAGGACGTGGACGAATGCTGCTTTTTCGAAGAGTACGGTGATGGAATCCGCGACTGGACTGCAAACGACAACAAGGACCTCATTCGAAATTGTTTCGTGACGGGCAAGTGGAAAGCATCGGAGGATGCTGAGGAACTGTTGAAGCTGGACGATATGAGTGATGGAGACAGTGAAATTTTCGGAGACTTTGAAGATCTCGAAACGGGTGAAAAACACGTGGCGTCCAAGGGATCCAGCAAACAATCCACAGAAGCCGGGGAGCAAAGCGACGAAGATGAAGGTGGCAAGCATGAACCCAAGTCCGTCAAACGGAAGGTAACGAgagtggaagagaaaaatatgtCCCGATCTGAGCTGATGGCAAAGAAGATGAAGCTGAAGGCAAAATTCGACTCAGAGTACGACAATCCGGAAAAGGATGATCAACATATCGAGGGCGATCATCAGTACTATGAAATGCTAAAAGCGGACGCGCTACGCCAGTCTGAGCTCAACAAAAAGGAGTTTTCCAACCTGGATGAAGATGTGCGGCTCAATATTGAGGGTCATCGAGCAGGCTTGTACGTGCGGATGAACTTTAAGAATGTTTCCTCTGAGTTTGTAGAACACTTTGATCCTGCGTATCCTGTACTGATTGGCGGGTTAAACATGGTCGAAGAGAACGTTGGTTACGTAAACTGCAAGGTGAAGAAACACCGGTGGTACAAGAAAACACTCAAAACGGGCGATCCGCTTATCATATCACTTGGTTGGAGACGGTTCCAAACCATTCCAATATACGCCAAGGTGGAAGACGACTTTAAGCATCGCTTCCTGAAGTACACTCCTAACCACGTGACCTGCAGCATGAGCTTCTGGGGACCAATTACGCCACAAAACACGGGTCTGCTGGCAATCCAGTCGGTTGCGTACGATCAGAAGGAAGTACGCAGGCTAGGTTTCCGCGTAGCGGCCACCGGAGCAGTCAGCGAATCGGACAAGACCGTGAATATAATGAAAAAGCTTAAGCTTATAGGAACACCGGATAGAATATACCAAAAAACCGCCTTCATTAAAGGTATGTTCAACTCCGCTCTCGAAGTGGCAAAGTTCGAAGGTGCAAAGATTCGAACTGTTTCCGGCATTCGCGGTCAAATTAAAAAAGCCATGCCCCCGGGAGGCTCATTTCGCGCAACGTTTGAAGATCGAATTAAATTGGGCGACATCGTATTTTGCCGGACATGGTTCAAAGTTCCCGTGCCGAAGTTCTACGCCCCCGTTACTAATTTGCTGCTCGCcccggaaaagaaaactcaatgGATTGGCATGAAAACTCTGGGCCAATTGAAGCGTGAAAAGAACATTCAGTTCGAACCGAAGGAAGACAGCACGTACAAAAAGATCGTGCGTGAAAAGCTGGCCTTCCGACCACTGGTAATACCGAAAAGTCTTCAAAGAGCGCTTCCTTACAAGGACAAGCCAAAACTTGGACCGGTGAATCCGAAGAAATCATTCGAAAGCGAGCGGGTGGCGGTGGTACTTTCACCGCATGAACAAAAAGTGAGTTGACTGAAAAATTAATGTGCTACTTATAGGTGTATATTATATTTACAATCATTGTATATTTCAGGTGGCAAAAATGATGAGTATGATAAAAACCAACTACAAGacgaaaaaaatcaagcaacaGCGCATGGTAAAGGAGCGGTCCAAAAAATACAAGAAACAGCtgttaaatgaaaatttcaaaaagctACAACGTCAGAAGGATTTAAAGAAGAAGGTGTTTAAAGCGATCAGCAAAATGGATacgaaaaacgaagaaaaaatgaaagggGGAAAGAAGTGATCGCAATATTTAagtgaaataaagcaaattttATTGTTGAAAACTAATAAATTGCCTGTTTGAGCTCTTTACgattaatattaaattttccagAGATccaaataaaaacatgttttcgAAAAAAGCAAGCTTTCGAACACTGCATTTATGGCGCCATTCGCAATGGAAGCACGTTGCCATGGAGTCGACGCAAACAAACAGGCCTTGCCAAACAGCTGAATTTTCTCACTACTATTCACTTTCCCTTTAAGATTTAGCAGAAGTAGACGTGCACAAGTGCTGCATCGTCCTGGtgtttttatatatattttattcaccaCTGAAGTTATTTACACGCAATAGATTTGCATTGTGTTTAGAAAGAGCCGGTTCAAATTGTGTGTGACCAAGAATGTCGACGGCGTTACGTTCCTCGTGAGTATTTTGAATAAGGCTACATAGCGGCGTATTTGAAATCGAAGAAAGTCGTAAAGCCATGTAACAAAACAGGCATCGCGGGGATTTAGTTCGCCGTGTGCATCATATTCCTCGCGTTACATATCAGGTGGATATTGTACTAAGTATTGCCCATCGAAGGGTGAAAGGTAAAACGTCGTAGTGTCTAGGAAAATTCACTACTCATCATTCTATTCACGAGCATTTATCCTTTCAACCAGTAACTACGAGGATAACCTTAAGGAAAGGGAGCTGATTTCGTCATTCATTCCACCCATTCTcccgaaaacaacaaaccgcTGTGCATTTCGCTTCACTTTACCTTTTCCTTAGTTACGGAAACATTTCCATTCGCACGTAGTCACCCCTTACGACCGTTCTTTTGCCGAAGAAAGCAACCGCTCTGTTGAACGAACGGCACAACTTGTTGGCAGGTGCAACTGATTGGGgtcgttttatttatcaaaGTAAACATTGCCTTGGTCAGTTGCGCCGGTGTTTCCGCCATCGTAATTTATTCTGTTACCTTAGTCTCTTTTTTGTAACTTGTAGCCTTTTCGGCTTTTTCCACACTTTCACTATAAGCTTTTCAAAGATACTATACGCACTATACGcacggaaaataaataccaaTTACTTATTACCATCGACAGATTTTCTATGCAGAGTATGGAAAGTCTTTATACGAATAACAGCTCAAAGTTTTCTGCGCTTCATCGTCGCAAGGCCGCTTCTAGGCAACCAGCGATCGTGATCAACTCCAACAGCGATGTACGACACCGGGTAATGTCGGCACGCATGCTGCGTCTCAAGCAACTACAAAATCAGCTTGAGGTGGCGAATCTTCACATTGCGGTATGATATCATCATAAAAGCTAGTTTAGACAAGGTTTGGTTTAAACGAAATCATTCCTCTGCTTGCAGGAACTGACAAAGGATAATCGGTATCTAAAAGCTTTGCAGAAACGCCAGGACTCTGCCCTGTCAAAGTACGAAAACTCGAATGCAGAGCTCCCTAAGCTTTTACATTCGCATGCGGAGGAGGTTCGCACGTGGCAAACTAAATATCGCAATCTCCAGAATCAATACAAGGAATTAGACAAGAAATTAAAGACTAAAGATTCGCATATACTAACGATAACTGACCAAAATAAGCACTTAATGCAGCTTAATAAAGATAAGTATGTTCGTTTGAGTTTGAGTTGTGCGCTTTTGGATACCATTTTTTGAATGTATTTCATTATTGTTTCTATCTCCGTAGGCATTTGGAAGAACGCGAAAGACTGGCAGATAGGGTACGGTATTTAGAAAACAGGCTCATGGAAAAAGACAACGATGCCAAATTACTTGCCAGAAGGCTTCAGTTGGAAACGAAAAACTTCAAAGCTCAAATGCAACAAGAAGTTCTAAAGCAACgtgaaatggcacaaaaagTAGAACGATCGCATCAGGAAATCAATCGATTGAATTCGGTGATTGAGGTAATTTGCAATTCGCTTCCTTGAAACAGGAGAAATGGTGCTAAATTTTcatggaaaataatttaattcctTTCAATGCACCTGCAGATATATGAGAAGCGTACACCATCAACATTGCTTAAAAATAGTAGCTTTCTGTTGAAAACCTCAAAACCGTCATCCggacaacagcagcaaattgTACGATATACTAACGGTACTCCTAAACCAACTTTTCCGGTAAGAAACTACGATAACTATGCTAGGACAAGTAATGATCACACAATATTTTgtcttttggttttatttttagaatTTTTCTGAGCCCTCACCAGTCACAAATTTGGACATGagtccaaaaacaaaaaccattcaTGACGGTGAAGGAGATAATAATTCACCCATACCAAGTCCCAGAACTTTGATTCCCATTTCTCCTCACGAGCACACGCCACCTGCGCCTCAGAATTCGTCAAAGTCCAGAAAGAAGCACTCAAAAAAGCCTAAGTTAGAAATGCAGGATGATGGTAACTCGAACGAAAATTTGAATGGCCATCAGTACGATGAGGGAATGTGTTCTGAGTTTAATCAGTACGCGTTGGAGCAGGAAGCAGAATTCGACAAGGCTATCGCGTCGGAAATATTTCGCTTACAAACCGAAATGACTTCTACTGAGGGATCAAAATTGCTGAAAAACCGAACCATCAAGCAATACAGTGCAACTACTGAGACATCTtacgaggatgattacgaaacTGATCAATCGCCAGAGAAAAGTGTTGACCATCTTGCTAAGATCTTCGAACACAAGGCCCATATCAACGAAATCGAAGGACAATTCCTGGAGTTGACCTCCTCGGCAACGACAAACGGATATTCTCCAGAAAAGGATGGCATAAAAGTCCGTGGTTTAAAGAAACGGTCCCCAAACACGTATGAGCTAAACGATTCGGATTCTGTTGATAGCGGCAGTCGCACTTCTGCGACTAAAGAATTGGAAGCAATGAAGCAAGAAATGCATCACAGCATGCTGAAGAAAGAAGCTTTGCTTGATTCGTTTTGCGATGAATTGCACAGCAAGGACCTAGCCAAATCGCATCTTAATCGTCCCAAAATGGACAATACAAAGAGAACTCACATCGatccgaagaaaaaacaaaacttattAGAAGTACTCAAAGCAATCGATGGTGATAGTTTTGAAAAGTGAAATGCACAAGAACGAGCATAGCAAAGGcttgaaaaattttaaaaaatactgAAGTTTGCCTAACAGCCACAATCCTATTGTATGGTGAACACACCTGGGTCAGTGTatacacatatttttttaataaaatgtatCTTTGTACTTGATCCCGCCATCTGATTTGAGATTTGAGATAAATTTAAATCTGTCaagtttgatgaaaatggtgaaaatgtggaaaagccCTTTAAGGGCCTTTGGCGGGGCGTGCTTGGGCCAAATCAACAGATGGCGCCACTGTGAATCCACATCGTCACGTGTAGACAGTGCAGTGTCTACTCGAATTATTTGATAATCTTTTAATATAATTTGAACTtttaatgataaattaaatgttttttctTAACGCTAAAACAGAGCATTGTAAATGAATAGGAATAATTATGCACCAGTAACCGCGGCAGATTGGGAATTTACGATGAAATGTCAAGTTCCATGACATGGATTGTCAAAGTGGATAAAGGGACGGGTGCATTGTTTTCTTCTACGTTGACCGTCGCGGACGTACGTTTGCGCGTGCTGCTGATTTCTCTCGCCGCCGCAGATTCCGTTGGCTGCGAGggtgttgttattttcgttaaaacaacagcagcaagttTCGTGTTCCGTTCCGAAACCGTGCCCGGTAGTTCCATCCCCCAGTGCAGTTGTGCGTCTAGCAGTTTCGCGGTGTTATCTCGACGCTTAAGGTGATGGTGCCTTCTTGCGAAAGGTTTCCCAGCTCGCAAACCTCCTCCTCGTTGTGCAATAACTCCTCGGAATCGAACCGTGGCGTCTGAGGATGTGGCGCCGTGCCTTGTGATACAAATGTGCACAGCATTGACACATCGTTGGCGATATCGTTGGTGCCGTGATTAgatgatttcatcagaaaagCGGACCTTCCTCTAGTCGCCCACACCGAAGGTcttccaccaaaaaaaaaaaaaacaagcaaaaaagcagTTTCAGTTGCAGGTGCGGTGCGCTGCTGAAAAGGCTCACGTAGGGTAGTGAATTAACCTGCTGTTTCGTTCGATTCTACTGCACGcgggaagaaagaaacagccagAAATTTGCAAAGTCAATATCCTTTTAGCGTTGGTGTGAAGTGTCTGCAAACCCGTTGCGTATATCCTAACACGTTTCCCTTGCCGTGCGCGCGTACGCCTGGAGCGTTGTGTTCGTAAGCAAGtgcacaaaaaggacacctttAGCGGGCACCCATCGAATGCGTGTCTCCAAAGTGTCATCACGGTAGCGTATCAGGTTGGGCGTTTCGAATCGATCGTGTACTTATACGTGCTTTGACCAGCCAAGCATTCCCAGGGAAGCTGGTTGCGCCCCATTCGACGTAGGAAACCGCGAAATTGTTTACCCTTTATTACCATGGCGCGGCTCACGGAGGAAATGGTGATTGCCCGATCGAAGCAATCCGATCTAGCCGCCATCAAGAAGCTGAACTGCTGGTAAGTGCATTGTGATTTGTTTACAATTCTACGCTCC encodes:
- the LOC128726472 gene encoding protein downstream neighbor of son homolog, with product MSTNEGLLSNPSQWKRPEEILKMQRLKRKQRALQDRINNQTKSASGSTSNQASDDPIANRFEAGTKRKNPFSSNVESSAKRQKEAQSSDLSNGDQSIFDLLNKTQAPTVPQLEAPVVKPVLEQRFLQYYCPVEAALSEKEVEEPPTTSKVVPIHWSIKNKLRIICRTPLPGTNLKTNQEASGLTSFVRCIDTKESSTGLDISPGARFYQATLYWQHPYLPWYTLFPRNSRNNNSQAPLHESVREVLAKEWNTSFRNLFQLVRARQCPYFYLCANSFTVLFRAAGIGGRVDTHALLTPTTRGMRAALKQEEIEFTMPLKKVSTITQESLNRSAESGIGNSSFSNSSEEQSQATSTEETADRSLGAEDDDDDDDDMSSEQWLESLGVDAAEIRKISENQRKKQHQRECGSDYSDQSLVLIEGPECQAFFNFLLNAKSTIAKVGRLAWIPPTLLAPVSFVGAALRTLQTRSSKIRMDGEDYYSTELQGVILPHILPYLTDLLCESTDNYSVTLATVPSTAALCEASQKLVNDADKENDANALAAPVFGKENLSDCGVNMRIVEHMCRVTKDSVFDAERLLYSKEAGGFSWS
- the LOC128726272 gene encoding ribosome biogenesis protein BMS1 homolog gives rise to the protein MADKSDPSEAKKGHKKRHSGVKADKKNAKNKPTDRTKNPKAFAITKARSAEKRFRRKEDIITKKQHIPIVDKTPEEPPPVLIAVVGPPKVGKTTLIMNLIKNFTKTNVTKINGPITVVTSKKRRITLVECNNDINSMIDIAKCADLVLLLVDASFGFEMEIFEFLNICQVHGMPKIMGILNHLDMIKSAKALKMQKKVLKHRFWTEVYDGAKLFYLSGLIHGEYLKNEIRNLGRFISVMKFRPLTWRGAHSYIIADRMEDITNVEKIRLNAKCDRDVVLYGYVRGVPLKKENMIHIAGLGDLSIDELSTLPDPCPLPSREKKRNLMEKERLLYAPMSGVGGIVYDKDAVYIELQGSHSHKKGAKNTEQQQIVDSLTEKKETFDVTIDNQEFRLFSDGAVIKSSDFVDNARKMDDASDNESDDDDEDHDEADEDDDDSGLEDSEDEAEETGKGARLGWIPEEGDEDDEDEDGDEEEDNDEEEDDDDEDMNDINTLGKQRSSGYLSSDDEQTTASGNTMAWKEGLAARARTDYLNRLASNKNLMKIVYGVFSKFHKRQQEKATAEEDAEDEEDELLGGIFKSVSQRQTDLQKKKSVQDVDECCFFEEYGDGIRDWTANDNKDLIRNCFVTGKWKASEDAEELLKLDDMSDGDSEIFGDFEDLETGEKHVASKGSSKQSTEAGEQSDEDEGGKHEPKSVKRKVTRVEEKNMSRSELMAKKMKLKAKFDSEYDNPEKDDQHIEGDHQYYEMLKADALRQSELNKKEFSNLDEDVRLNIEGHRAGLYVRMNFKNVSSEFVEHFDPAYPVLIGGLNMVEENVGYVNCKVKKHRWYKKTLKTGDPLIISLGWRRFQTIPIYAKVEDDFKHRFLKYTPNHVTCSMSFWGPITPQNTGLLAIQSVAYDQKEVRRLGFRVAATGAVSESDKTVNIMKKLKLIGTPDRIYQKTAFIKGMFNSALEVAKFEGAKIRTVSGIRGQIKKAMPPGGSFRATFEDRIKLGDIVFCRTWFKVPVPKFYAPVTNLLLAPEKKTQWIGMKTLGQLKREKNIQFEPKEDSTYKKIVREKLAFRPLVIPKSLQRALPYKDKPKLGPVNPKKSFESERVAVVLSPHEQKVAKMMSMIKTNYKTKKIKQQRMVKERSKKYKKQLLNENFKKLQRQKDLKKKVFKAISKMDTKNEEKMKGGKK
- the LOC128726631 gene encoding uncharacterized protein LOC128726631 produces the protein MSTALRSSFSMQSMESLYTNNSSKFSALHRRKAASRQPAIVINSNSDVRHRVMSARMLRLKQLQNQLEVANLHIAELTKDNRYLKALQKRQDSALSKYENSNAELPKLLHSHAEEVRTWQTKYRNLQNQYKELDKKLKTKDSHILTITDQNKHLMQLNKDKHLEERERLADRVRYLENRLMEKDNDAKLLARRLQLETKNFKAQMQQEVLKQREMAQKVERSHQEINRLNSVIEIYEKRTPSTLLKNSSFLLKTSKPSSGQQQQIVRYTNGTPKPTFPNFSEPSPVTNLDMSPKTKTIHDGEGDNNSPIPSPRTLIPISPHEHTPPAPQNSSKSRKKHSKKPKLEMQDDGNSNENLNGHQYDEGMCSEFNQYALEQEAEFDKAIASEIFRLQTEMTSTEGSKLLKNRTIKQYSATTETSYEDDYETDQSPEKSVDHLAKIFEHKAHINEIEGQFLELTSSATTNGYSPEKDGIKVRGLKKRSPNTYELNDSDSVDSGSRTSATKELEAMKQEMHHSMLKKEALLDSFCDELHSKDLAKSHLNRPKMDNTKRTHIDPKKKQNLLEVLKAIDGDSFEK
- the LOC128725576 gene encoding DNA-directed RNA polymerases I, II, and III subunit RPABC2; the encoded protein is MDEGDYDHDDVGGDDFDDVEEDDNIDELNQEEDGDNIEIINPGQAGGGVPKNKRITTKYMTKYERARVLGTRALQIAMCAPIMVELEGETDPLQIAMKELKQRKIPIIIRRYLPDSSYEDWSIDELIIIDH